A region of Haemorhous mexicanus isolate bHaeMex1 chromosome 24, bHaeMex1.pri, whole genome shotgun sequence DNA encodes the following proteins:
- the KCNJ5 gene encoding G protein-activated inward rectifier potassium channel 4: MAGDSRIFMNQDMDIGVTSREPKKIPKQARDDVPIATDRTRLISAEGKKPRQRYMEKSGKCNVHHGNVQETYRYLSDLFTTLVDLKWRFNLLVFTMVYTITWLFFGFIWWLIAYIRGDLDHLEDENWIPCVENLSGFVSAFLFSIETETTIGYGHRVITEKCPEGIVLLLVQAILGSIVNAFMVGCMFVKISQPKKRAETLMFSNNAVISMRDEKLCLMFRVGDLRNSHIVEASIRAKLIKSKQTKEGEFIPLNQTDINVGFDTGDDRLFLVSPLIISHEINEKSPFWEMSRTQLEKEEFEIVVILEGMVEATGMTCQARSSYMDTEVLWGHRFTPVLTLEKDFYEVDYNSFHSTYETHTPVCCAKELAQSRREGQLLGPLPSLGRDTGTARENEEEEEEEEEEEEEEGREPAGLSGANGTAGEGKEEVSV; this comes from the exons ATGGCTGGAGATTCCCGGATCTTCATGAACCAGGACATGGACATTGGGGTCACATCCCGGGAGCCCAAGAAAATCCCCAAGCAGGCTCGGGATGACGTCCCCATCGCCACGGACAGGACCCGGCTCATTTCGGCCGAGGGCAAGAAGCCCCGGCAGCGGTACATGGAGAAGAGCGGAAAGTGCAACGTGCACCATGGGAACGTCCAGGAGACCTACCGGTACCTCAGCGACCTCTTCACCACCCTGGTGGACCTCAAGTGGCGCTTCAACCTGCTGGTGTTCACCATGGTCTACACCATCACCTGGCTGTTCTTTGGGTTCATCTGGTGGCTCATCGCCTACATCCGGGGAGACCTGGACCACCTGGAGGACGAGAACTGGATTCCCTGCGTGGAAAACCTCAGCGGATTTGTATCGGCCTTCCTGTTTTCCATCGAGACCGAGACGACCATCGGGTACGGCCACAGGGTCATCACGGAGAAGTGTCCCGAGGGCATCGTGCTGCTCCTGGTCCAGGCCATCCTGGGCTCCATCGTCAACGCCTTCATGGTGGGATGCATGTTCGTCAAGATCAGCCAACCAAAGAAGAGGGCGGAGACCCTCATGTTCTCCAACAACGCCGTCATTTCCATGAGGGACGAGAAGCTCTGCCTCATGTTCCGGGTCGGGGACCTCCGCAATTCCCACATTGTCGAGGCTTCCATTCGAGCCAAACTGATTAAGTCCAAACAGACCAAAGAAGGAGAGTTTATTCCCCTGAATCAAACAGACATCAACGTGGGATTTGACACCGGAGACGACAGGTTGTTCCTGGTGTCCCCTCTCATCATCTCACATGAGATCAATGAGAAAAGCCCCTTCTGGGAGATGTCCCGCacccagctggagaaggaggagttTGAGATTGTGGTCATCCTGGAAGGAATGGTGGAAGCCACAG GGATGACTTGCCAGGCTCGCAGCTCCTACATGGACACCGAGGTGCTGTGGGGACACCGCTTCACCCCCGTGCTCACCCTGGAGAAGGATTTTTACGAGGTGGACTATAACAGCTTCCACAGCACCTATGAGACCCACACACCTGTGTGCTGTGCCAAGGAGTTGGCCCAGTCCCGCCGGGAAGGGCAGCTCCTCgggcccctgcccagcctgggccgggacacagggacagccagggagaacgaggaggaggaggaggaggaggaggaggaggaggaggaggaaggcagggagcCGGCAGGACTGAGCGGAGCCAACGGGACGGcgggagaggggaaggaagaggtgTCTGTAtaa